From Acidimicrobiales bacterium, one genomic window encodes:
- a CDS encoding amidohydrolase family protein, producing MSHELIIRGGTVVDGTGAEPVSADVAIDGERISAIGDLSHATAAEEIDATGKIVSPGFVDLHTHLDAQIGWDPMMTSASWHGITTAVIGNCGVTFAPVKPENREYLAEMMESVEDIPKDAILSGLPWNWSTYGEYLDAVEGLNPALNVVGLVGHCAVRYHVMGERSLSDEAPTAAELAEIGEIAGQAVTDGAVGFSTSRILLHKVPDGRHVPGTWAPIEEYVAVGEAMQAAGGGLFQGVLDMATRRDEEYRLLDAVADTGADVLFSGGVGDAPPRVVQRQDEYFQSQNARGRRISAISQTRPGGILVGLRQMMPVFSPAWKALADLPTMEARLAVLHDADERAVLLEEGVAAGTWYDPAHIHPLGLEEYPDYQVEGHEQGSIAALAEVAGVHPVELIVDRLLRSEGRELYNVWFFNRAADSLADYLQLDHVAPGLGDAGAHVGQICDADTSTFFLSHWARERGAFTLSEAVRRLTSQPASVIRLKERGQLRAGWFADVNVFDFDRLATRYPDYVYDFPGGKGRFVVHSDGYAATLVNGRVIAENGTHTGTRPGRVIRTFDR from the coding sequence ATGTCGCACGAACTGATCATCCGAGGCGGGACCGTCGTCGACGGCACCGGCGCCGAGCCCGTCAGCGCCGACGTCGCCATCGACGGTGAGCGCATCTCCGCGATCGGCGACCTGTCGCACGCCACGGCGGCCGAGGAGATCGACGCCACCGGCAAGATCGTCAGCCCGGGGTTCGTCGATCTCCACACGCACCTCGACGCCCAGATCGGCTGGGACCCCATGATGACGTCGGCCAGCTGGCACGGCATCACCACGGCGGTGATCGGCAACTGCGGCGTCACGTTCGCGCCGGTGAAGCCGGAGAACCGCGAGTACCTCGCCGAGATGATGGAGTCCGTCGAGGACATCCCGAAGGACGCGATCCTGAGCGGCCTGCCGTGGAACTGGTCGACCTACGGCGAATACCTCGACGCCGTGGAAGGTCTGAACCCGGCGCTCAACGTCGTGGGGCTCGTCGGTCACTGCGCGGTTCGCTACCACGTGATGGGGGAGCGGTCGCTCTCCGACGAGGCGCCGACGGCGGCCGAACTGGCCGAGATCGGCGAGATCGCCGGCCAGGCCGTCACCGACGGTGCCGTCGGCTTTTCGACCTCACGCATCTTGCTCCACAAGGTCCCCGACGGCCGCCACGTGCCCGGTACCTGGGCGCCCATCGAGGAATACGTGGCGGTGGGCGAGGCCATGCAGGCGGCCGGCGGTGGCCTGTTCCAGGGAGTGCTCGACATGGCGACCCGGCGCGACGAGGAGTACCGCCTGCTCGACGCGGTGGCCGACACCGGCGCCGACGTGCTCTTCAGCGGAGGGGTCGGTGACGCGCCGCCCAGGGTCGTGCAGCGCCAGGACGAGTACTTCCAGTCGCAGAACGCCCGGGGGCGACGCATCTCGGCCATCTCCCAGACCCGACCCGGTGGCATCCTCGTCGGCCTGCGCCAGATGATGCCGGTGTTCTCGCCGGCCTGGAAGGCATTGGCCGACCTGCCGACGATGGAAGCCCGACTCGCCGTGCTGCACGACGCCGACGAGCGGGCCGTCCTCTTGGAGGAGGGCGTCGCCGCGGGTACCTGGTACGACCCTGCCCACATCCATCCCCTCGGCCTCGAGGAGTATCCCGACTATCAGGTGGAAGGGCACGAGCAGGGCTCGATCGCGGCGCTGGCGGAGGTCGCCGGGGTGCACCCGGTCGAGTTGATCGTGGATCGACTGCTTCGCAGTGAGGGCCGCGAGCTCTACAACGTGTGGTTCTTCAACCGCGCCGCCGACAGCCTGGCCGACTACCTCCAGCTCGACCATGTCGCGCCGGGTCTCGGCGACGCCGGTGCCCATGTCGGCCAGATCTGCGACGCCGACACATCGACGTTCTTCCTCTCCCATTGGGCCCGCGAACGCGGTGCATTCACCTTGTCGGAAGCCGTGCGGCGGCTCACGTCGCAGCCGGCTTCGGTCATTCGTCTCAAGGAGCGCGGACAATTGCGGGCAGGCTGGTTCGCCGACGTCAACGTCTTCGACTTCGACCGCCTCGCCACCCGCTACCCCGACTACGTCTACGATTTCCCGGGCGGCAAGGGTCGCTTCGTCGTGCATTCCGACGGCTATGCCGCGACCCTGGTCAACGGCAGGGTCATCGCGGAGAACGGCACCCACACCGGCACCCGCCCGGGACGCGTGATCCGCACCTTCGACCGCTGA
- a CDS encoding OB-fold domain-containing protein: protein MAEDVLQAPLVLEYPFTRTTGPVVGAFLTGLREGVVLGVKRADGSVMCPPLEYDPADASPLGEMVEVGQAGTVVSWSWGGPPRAQQPFDRDIAWALITLDGADTPMLHAVFVDGPADMSTGMRVRIEWRDERVGHIADIAGFVAEEND, encoded by the coding sequence ATGGCCGAAGACGTACTGCAAGCGCCGCTCGTGCTCGAGTACCCGTTCACGCGTACCACCGGACCCGTCGTGGGGGCGTTCCTCACCGGGCTTCGTGAAGGTGTCGTGCTCGGGGTGAAGCGGGCCGACGGTTCCGTGATGTGTCCGCCGCTCGAGTACGACCCGGCCGACGCGTCACCGCTGGGTGAGATGGTCGAGGTCGGCCAGGCCGGCACCGTCGTGTCGTGGAGTTGGGGCGGCCCGCCGCGAGCCCAGCAGCCGTTCGATCGCGACATCGCCTGGGCGCTCATCACCCTCGACGGGGCCGACACGCCGATGTTGCACGCCGTGTTCGTCGATGGCCCTGCCGACATGTCCACCGGCATGCGGGTCCGGATCGAGTGGCGCGACGAACGTGTCGGCCACATCGCCGACATCGCCGGCTTCGTCGCCGAGGAGAACGACTGA
- a CDS encoding Zn-ribbon domain-containing OB-fold protein yields the protein MAYTKSQDPSSRPAGLDVELKVPESIAGVERVQSVRTPIRIEYTYTPGVALSTYLRGMKDKKILAERCPKTGQVFVPPRGVSPVAGIMTEGPVELPDTGYVESFNITRVPIATRPELQPPYVSGWIVLDGASVGFMGLVINCAPEDVKLGTRVRAVWKPDDELEMSATNILGWEPTGEPDVDIPDIETIGQKGELES from the coding sequence ATGGCCTACACGAAGAGCCAGGACCCCTCGAGCCGTCCGGCCGGACTCGACGTCGAACTGAAGGTGCCCGAGTCGATCGCCGGTGTGGAGCGCGTGCAGAGCGTCCGCACACCCATCCGGATCGAATACACCTACACGCCCGGAGTTGCCCTCTCCACCTATCTGCGGGGCATGAAGGACAAGAAGATCCTCGCCGAGCGATGCCCGAAGACCGGCCAGGTCTTCGTGCCACCCCGCGGCGTGAGCCCGGTGGCCGGGATCATGACCGAGGGCCCGGTCGAGCTGCCCGACACCGGCTACGTCGAGTCGTTCAACATCACCCGGGTACCCATCGCGACCCGCCCCGAGCTGCAACCGCCCTATGTCTCGGGCTGGATCGTGCTCGACGGCGCCTCGGTGGGGTTCATGGGGCTCGTGATCAATTGTGCGCCTGAGGATGTGAAGCTCGGTACCCGTGTGCGGGCGGTGTGGAAGCCCGACGACGAACTCGAGATGTCCGCGACCAACATCCTGGGATGGGAGCCGACGGGCGAACCCGATGTCGACATCCCCGACATCGAGACCATCGGCCAGAAGGGGGAGCTGGAGTCATGA
- a CDS encoding lipid-transfer protein: protein MSDTGLRDIAIVSFAQRQQAAIRTESEVEFMVPLMAQAKDAVGLTQQDMGFTCSGSSDFLAGQAFSFVATIDGTGPVPPISESHVEQDGAWALYEAWVKLQCGDVDTAFVYSYGKSSPGSLRDVLATQMDPYYVAPLWPDAFAIEGIAARMLLESGKVSERRLAEIASRSREHAASNPHAVRATPKSVEEILAEEYLADPLRPSDIPASADGGCAMVLAAGDRARDLCDRPVWIRGIDHRIDAHTLGARDLTTAMSARIAAEKAGVSNDKIDFAELHAPFTTSEAVLIDALGLGDDVVINPSGGALAAHTMMAAGHIRFGEAFERIARGDGDRAVVHATAGPVLQQNMVAVLEGE, encoded by the coding sequence ATGAGCGACACCGGTCTTCGAGACATCGCAATCGTTTCCTTCGCCCAGCGTCAGCAGGCCGCGATCCGCACCGAGTCCGAGGTCGAGTTCATGGTGCCGCTCATGGCGCAGGCCAAGGACGCGGTGGGGCTCACCCAACAGGACATGGGCTTCACCTGCTCCGGGTCCTCCGACTTCCTCGCCGGCCAGGCATTCTCCTTCGTGGCCACCATCGACGGCACCGGGCCGGTGCCGCCGATCAGCGAATCGCACGTCGAGCAGGACGGCGCCTGGGCCCTCTACGAGGCATGGGTCAAGCTGCAATGCGGCGACGTCGACACCGCCTTCGTCTATTCGTACGGCAAGTCGTCGCCGGGTTCGCTGCGCGATGTCCTGGCCACGCAGATGGACCCGTACTACGTGGCCCCGTTGTGGCCCGACGCCTTCGCGATCGAGGGCATCGCCGCCCGCATGCTTCTCGAGTCGGGCAAGGTCTCCGAACGTCGGCTGGCCGAGATCGCGTCCCGCTCCCGTGAGCACGCAGCGTCCAACCCGCATGCCGTGCGCGCGACACCGAAATCGGTCGAGGAGATCCTCGCCGAGGAGTACCTGGCTGATCCGCTACGGCCCTCCGATATTCCGGCCTCGGCCGATGGCGGCTGCGCCATGGTGCTGGCCGCCGGCGATCGTGCTCGCGACCTGTGCGACCGGCCCGTCTGGATCCGCGGCATCGACCATCGCATCGACGCCCACACCCTCGGCGCCCGCGATCTGACCACCGCGATGTCGGCCCGTATTGCGGCCGAGAAGGCCGGCGTGAGCAACGACAAGATCGATTTCGCCGAACTGCATGCGCCGTTCACCACCAGCGAGGCGGTGCTCATCGACGCGCTGGGCCTCGGTGACGACGTCGTCATCAATCCGTCGGGTGGGGCGCTGGCCGCGCATACGATGATGGCCGCCGGCCACATCCGCTTCGGTGAGGCGTTCGAACGCATCGCCCGAGGCGACGGCGACCGTGCCGTCGTCCATGCAACGGCCGGTCCGGTCCTGCAACAGAACATGGTTGCCGTACTGGAGGGGGAGTGA